ACCGCGCCAGCGCGACAACTGGTACCACCTGGTCAAGTAACCCGCCGGGCCCGCCACGCCCCGCCTTGCGGCCTTTCAATCAATCCATCCCGCCCGCGGCCAGCGCGGCGGCCACATCCCGCGCAATTTGCGCGCGCAACGCCTCCACCGCCGGAAAACGTTGCTCCGCCCGCAAATACCGCCCAAGCTGCACTTCCAGTTCCTGGCCGTAGAGGTCCCCCTGCCACCCGGGCAGATGCACCTCAAAATGCGGCCCGGCCGCGCCGCCGGCCACCGTGGGGCGCCGGCCCCAGTTCACCACTGCGGGATGCGGGCCGTCCGGCAAAATCACGCGCGCGGCATACACGCCTTGCGGCGGCATTTCCAGACCTTCCACCGCCACGTTGGCGGTGGGAAAACCCAGTTGCCGGCCCAGACCCTGGCCGCGCAGCACCGGCCCGCACACCGCATACGGGCGGCCCAGCATGGCCGTCACCTCCGCCAGTTGGCCGGCGCGAATGGCCGCCCGCACACGCGTGCTGCTGATGGGTTCCCCGCCAAACAGCACCGGCTCGGCCACCTGCACGGCAAACCCGTAACGCCGGCCCAGCTCCTGCAACACCTGCACATTGCCGGCGCGGCCGTGGCCAAAGAAAAAATTGGCGCCCACACTCAGGCTGGCCAGGGTGCCGAAGCCCGCGTACAGCGCGTGCACAAAAGCTTCCGCGGATTGCAGGCTGAAGTGGTGGTCAAAATGAAACACCAGCGCGGCCTCGGCGCCCAGCGCGCCCAGGGCGGCCAGCTTGCGGGAGAGCGGCTGAATGAGGGCGGGCGCGCGGGCGGGGTCCACAATGCTGCGCGGATGCCGGTCAAAGGTGATCACCACCGCCACCCCGCCCGTCCGCGCCGCCTCGCGCACCGCGTGGCCAATCACCGCCTGGTGCCCGCGATGCACGCCGTCAAACACGCCAATGGCCGCGCACACCGGGCGCCCCGCTGCCTGCAATTCGGCCGGTTGGTGAATGATGCGCATCGCAAATCAGGCCATCACGGGCGGCTCCGCCGCCCTTACTCCATCCGCACCAGTTTGAGGAAAGGAATGATGTGCGCCTCCAAATCCGCCGGGCTCCAGCGCAAAATCTCCTCGTAGGGCGTGGCCTGGGCCACATCAAACTGCCCGGAGGCCGTCCGGCGCAAATGCTTCAGATGCGCCCCGCACCCCAGGCGCTGCCCAAAATCGTGCGCCAGCGTGCGCACGTACGTGCCCTTGGTGCAGGCCACCCGGAACCACGCCAGGGGCGGCGCCACCGCCACAAAGCGGAACCGGTAAATGTGGACCAGCCGCTCCTTGCGCTCCACCTCGATGCCCTTGCGCGCCAGCTTGTACAGCGGCACCCCATCTTTCTTGACCGCGCTCACCATCGGCGGCACCTGCATCTGGTCGCCCTCGAACGCCGCCGCCAGCTCGTTGAGCTGCTCCAGGGTCACCGGCGGCACCGGCGCGCTCGCCAGCACCTTCCCGTCCGCGTCGTAGGAATCGGTGACCTCCCCCAGCTTGATGGCCCCCTCATAGACCTTGTCCGCCGCCATGAACTTGTCCGACAACCGCGTGGCCAGCCCCAGCACCAGCACCAGCAGCCCGGTGGCGCCGGGGTCCAGCGTGCCGCAGTGGCCCACTTTTTTCAGTTGGAATTGATGGCGGATGACATCCACCACATCATGGCTGGTGGGGCCGGCGGGTTTGTCCACCAGCAACGCTCCATCCAGGGGAGAAAATTCGCGTATAGGCATGATTAGAGACCCGCACCATCCAGCGCCTTGCGCACCGCGGCCAGCACCCGGCGCTGCACCGACAGCGGGCTGCCCGCAATGCGCGCCCCCGCCGCCGCCGCGTGGCCGCCGCCGCCAAATTGCGAGGCGATTTTATTCACGTCCACCTCCGGGCGCTTGCTGCGGAAGCTCACCCGAATCAGCGTCGGCTCCACTTCCTCAAACACCATCGCCACAATCACCGGCTCGATGGCGCGGAGGTGGTCTATCAATCCCTCGGCATCCTCCTTGGCCGCGCCGGTGCGGGCAAAATCCGCCTGTTTCAACCAGAAATAGGCAATCTGGTCGCGGTGGGTCAGGCGAAACTTGTTGTACAAATGCCGCACCAGCCGCACCCGCGACATGGAATAAGACTGGTACACCTCGTCGCAAATCTTCGCCAGGTTGGCCCCCCGCTTCACCAGCTCCGCCGCCACGTGATACGTGCTCGGCAGCGTGGTCGGATACTGGAACGAGCCGGTGTCGGTGGAGACGGCGGTGAACAGGCAGTCGGCAATGTGCGGCGTGATGGGCCAGCCAATCTCCTTGAGCAGCCGGAACACCAGCTCGCCGGTGGAGGGCACCCGCGCGGCCACCCAGTTGATGTCCCCGTAACGGGTGTTGCTGGGATGATGGTCAATGTTGAGCAGCACCCGCCGCCGCGCAATGCACTCCGCCGCGCGGCCCAGCCGCTCCACACAGGCGCAGTCCAGCGCAATCACACAGTCAAACTCGCCGTTGGCCTGCGGTTTCTTCATCAAACGGTCCGGGTCCAGAAACCGCAGCTTGGAGGGCACCGCATCCTCGTTCCAGCACACCACCTCCTTGCCCTCCGCCTGCAGGGCCAGCGCCATGGCCAGTTGCGAGCCAATGCAGTCCCCGTCGGGCCGCACATGGCCCACCACGCAAAAACGCTGATGCTGCCGCAGCTCGGCGATCAGCCGTTCAAGAATCTTGGGGCGGGGTTTCACGGTCGCCAGCGGGCGTTTGTTTTTCCAGTTCGTCCAAAATCCGCAGCACCCGGTCTCCACGGGCAATCGAATCATCGCGGACGAACTTCAGGTGGGGCGTGTATTTGAGCACCACCGACTGCCCCAGGAGATTTTGAATGAGCTTGCGGCGCTCCTGCAGCAGCGCCTCGCCGCGCTTCTGCTGGTCCGCGCCGCCCAGAATGCTGAAATACACCGTGGCATGCTGCAAATCGCCGGTCACCGTCACGTCATTCACCGTGATCATGCCGGCTTCATCCACCGGCAACTGGCGGCGGATGATTTCGCCGATCTCGCGCTTGAGCAGCTCGCGCACCCGTTCAACTCGCACGGACAT
This is a stretch of genomic DNA from Fontisphaera persica. It encodes these proteins:
- the ribF gene encoding riboflavin biosynthesis protein RibF, translating into MRIIHQPAELQAAGRPVCAAIGVFDGVHRGHQAVIGHAVREAARTGGVAVVITFDRHPRSIVDPARAPALIQPLSRKLAALGALGAEAALVFHFDHHFSLQSAEAFVHALYAGFGTLASLSVGANFFFGHGRAGNVQVLQELGRRYGFAVQVAEPVLFGGEPISSTRVRAAIRAGQLAEVTAMLGRPYAVCGPVLRGQGLGRQLGFPTANVAVEGLEMPPQGVYAARVILPDGPHPAVVNWGRRPTVAGGAAGPHFEVHLPGWQGDLYGQELEVQLGRYLRAEQRFPAVEALRAQIARDVAAALAAGGMD
- the truB gene encoding tRNA pseudouridine(55) synthase TruB; translation: MPIREFSPLDGALLVDKPAGPTSHDVVDVIRHQFQLKKVGHCGTLDPGATGLLVLVLGLATRLSDKFMAADKVYEGAIKLGEVTDSYDADGKVLASAPVPPVTLEQLNELAAAFEGDQMQVPPMVSAVKKDGVPLYKLARKGIEVERKERLVHIYRFRFVAVAPPLAWFRVACTKGTYVRTLAHDFGQRLGCGAHLKHLRRTASGQFDVAQATPYEEILRWSPADLEAHIIPFLKLVRME
- a CDS encoding DHH family phosphoesterase, encoding MKPRPKILERLIAELRQHQRFCVVGHVRPDGDCIGSQLAMALALQAEGKEVVCWNEDAVPSKLRFLDPDRLMKKPQANGEFDCVIALDCACVERLGRAAECIARRRVLLNIDHHPSNTRYGDINWVAARVPSTGELVFRLLKEIGWPITPHIADCLFTAVSTDTGSFQYPTTLPSTYHVAAELVKRGANLAKICDEVYQSYSMSRVRLVRHLYNKFRLTHRDQIAYFWLKQADFARTGAAKEDAEGLIDHLRAIEPVIVAMVFEEVEPTLIRVSFRSKRPEVDVNKIASQFGGGGHAAAAGARIAGSPLSVQRRVLAAVRKALDGAGL
- the rbfA gene encoding 30S ribosome-binding factor RbfA, with protein sequence MSVRVERVRELLKREIGEIIRRQLPVDEAGMITVNDVTVTGDLQHATVYFSILGGADQQKRGEALLQERRKLIQNLLGQSVVLKYTPHLKFVRDDSIARGDRVLRILDELEKQTPAGDRETPPQDS